The Caulifigura coniformis genome includes a region encoding these proteins:
- a CDS encoding DUF1573 domain-containing protein — translation MDRSRWILLSLVLSPCLASFVAWTSPAAPGAISGGHPKSALSFSQYAVNWKETRAVPSVRAHFNFRNTSDRPVKILSAKPSCGCVSANIVGFRSNAETAERYKLTYAPGEAGRIELALPTANEEAGRHEYTIAVAYNDGEDRKAELKFNVELPAKSVRLEPSELYFYQYGEPLSRTLKVIDDRNKVLDVTDVRIEYHRPRGQTPEVVSTDLAEATIEPSEITPQGRRATPIRIDVAGDIDPVEKIAHVVITTSDPDFKVLKVPMLIQPRPKKETPVQQSSVPFAPGPVTR, via the coding sequence ATGGATCGCTCACGCTGGATTTTGTTGTCGCTGGTGCTGTCTCCCTGCCTGGCGAGCTTCGTCGCATGGACGAGCCCGGCGGCTCCGGGCGCCATCAGCGGCGGGCATCCGAAGTCGGCTTTGTCGTTCTCGCAGTACGCCGTGAACTGGAAGGAGACGCGGGCGGTGCCGTCGGTGCGGGCTCACTTCAACTTTCGGAACACGTCCGACCGTCCGGTGAAGATTCTCAGCGCGAAGCCAAGCTGCGGCTGCGTTTCGGCGAACATCGTCGGCTTCAGGTCGAACGCCGAGACAGCGGAACGCTACAAGCTGACATACGCGCCGGGGGAAGCGGGACGGATCGAACTGGCCCTGCCGACCGCGAACGAGGAAGCAGGCCGCCACGAATACACCATCGCCGTTGCCTACAACGACGGTGAAGACCGCAAAGCCGAGTTGAAATTCAATGTGGAGTTGCCGGCGAAATCGGTCCGCCTCGAGCCTTCGGAACTCTACTTCTACCAGTACGGCGAACCGCTGTCGCGCACGCTGAAGGTCATCGACGACCGGAACAAGGTGCTGGACGTGACCGATGTCCGGATCGAGTACCACCGTCCCCGGGGCCAGACGCCCGAGGTGGTGTCGACCGACCTGGCCGAGGCGACGATCGAACCTTCGGAGATCACGCCGCAGGGGCGTCGGGCGACCCCCATCCGCATCGACGTCGCGGGGGATATCGACCCGGTGGAAAAGATCGCCCATGTGGTGATCACCACGAGCGATCCCGACTTCAAGGTGCTGAAAGTTCCGATGCTGATCCAGCCGCGCCCGAAGAAAGAGACGCCGGTTCAGCAGTCCTCAGTCCCCTTCGCGCCGGGGCCGGTCACCCGCTGA
- a CDS encoding (2Fe-2S)-binding protein, translating into MTATKVLANSTICRCFGVRESQIRDAVAVYGCETVKEVSAATDAGRGCTVCHCKIRQMIADYQRERADAAATVADASESL; encoded by the coding sequence ATGACCGCTACCAAAGTCCTCGCCAACTCCACCATCTGCCGCTGTTTCGGCGTCCGCGAATCGCAGATTCGCGATGCCGTGGCCGTGTATGGCTGTGAGACGGTGAAAGAAGTTTCCGCCGCGACCGACGCTGGCCGCGGATGTACTGTCTGTCACTGCAAGATCCGGCAGATGATCGCCGACTATCAGCGCGAACGGGCCGACGCCGCGGCGACCGTCGCTGACGCGTCCGAGTCGCTCTGA
- a CDS encoding outer membrane protein assembly factor BamB family protein, whose product MPRAILFLLVCFSLVAADAVADNWPAWRGPTNNGIAVGKNIPTEWMNQKENIAWRLELPGPSGATPAIWEDRIYLSSAEGDDLVLMCVSTAGKELWKKVVTTGNKLARAGEGNSASPSPSTDGKHVWCFFGNGILCCYDRDGNEVWKLDVQDRYGKIDIQFGMTMTPVLFGDHLYLQLIHGTWGGPYTVGKVIKLNKKDGSEVWAVERETGADDECKHSYASPILYDDGTTKFLVTHGANHTIGYNLEDGSERWRISGLNGPSEFNKNKYDNTFRLVASPGVAPGTIIIPTCKKGPVFAFKVNDALSGLIEGPNGAYRWTFRSTPDVPCPLIKDGLVYLFMSDGKFACVDLETGEEVYFERNHNSQSRSSPLYVDGHIYLAAKDGTVMVIKAGRKYEVVAENSMNGEGITASPIVANDVLYIRSAAALYAIKSPK is encoded by the coding sequence ATGCCCCGCGCGATTCTCTTTCTGCTGGTGTGCTTCTCACTCGTGGCCGCAGACGCTGTGGCTGACAACTGGCCGGCGTGGCGCGGTCCGACGAACAACGGAATCGCCGTCGGGAAGAACATTCCGACGGAGTGGATGAACCAGAAGGAAAACATCGCGTGGCGGCTGGAGCTTCCCGGGCCGAGCGGCGCGACGCCGGCCATCTGGGAGGATCGGATTTACCTGTCGAGCGCGGAAGGGGACGACCTCGTCCTGATGTGCGTGTCGACGGCTGGAAAAGAACTGTGGAAGAAGGTTGTCACGACGGGGAACAAGCTGGCCCGCGCCGGCGAAGGGAATTCCGCCTCGCCGTCGCCGTCGACGGATGGCAAGCACGTCTGGTGCTTCTTCGGCAACGGGATCCTCTGCTGCTACGACCGCGACGGAAACGAGGTCTGGAAGCTCGACGTCCAGGACCGCTACGGCAAGATCGACATCCAGTTCGGCATGACGATGACGCCGGTTCTCTTCGGCGATCACCTGTACCTGCAACTCATTCACGGCACGTGGGGCGGGCCCTACACCGTCGGAAAGGTGATCAAGCTGAATAAGAAGGACGGCAGCGAAGTGTGGGCCGTCGAGCGTGAAACCGGAGCGGACGACGAGTGCAAGCACTCGTACGCGTCGCCCATCCTGTATGACGATGGCACGACGAAGTTCCTGGTCACTCACGGTGCCAATCACACGATCGGCTATAACCTCGAAGACGGAAGCGAACGCTGGCGAATCTCCGGCCTGAACGGGCCGTCGGAGTTCAACAAGAACAAGTACGACAACACGTTCCGGCTCGTCGCGTCTCCGGGAGTGGCGCCGGGGACGATCATCATTCCGACCTGCAAGAAGGGGCCGGTCTTTGCCTTCAAGGTGAACGACGCTCTCTCGGGGCTGATCGAAGGCCCGAACGGTGCCTACCGGTGGACGTTCCGGAGCACGCCGGATGTTCCCTGCCCGCTGATCAAGGATGGTCTCGTCTATCTCTTCATGTCTGATGGCAAGTTTGCCTGCGTCGACCTCGAGACGGGCGAGGAGGTCTACTTTGAGCGGAACCATAACTCGCAGTCGCGATCGAGCCCGCTGTACGTCGATGGCCACATCTACCTGGCCGCGAAGGACGGTACGGTGATGGTCATCAAGGCGGGCCGGAAGTACGAAGTCGTCGCGGAGAACTCGATGAACGGAGAAGGGATCACTGCGTCGCCGATTGTCGCCAACGATGTCCTGTACATTCGGAGCGCGGCGGCGCTGTATGCGATCAAGTCGCCGAAGTAG
- a CDS encoding WD40 repeat domain-containing protein, which yields MSFFRRRPLFTALLSAVLSWIVAGWWWGPVQSYSFQLAPAECCSVLGLAEDGALIGAERAPHTANWTVWKRQFPDGGREEIWHTTGMRKEAPDDVAFRIQPGGRWLFVTKLGTHVGQHDDSIIDLRTGKVSAGDDDGMRWVTPDGARLLTDDGLDGIRVNDFETGREIGRVEGGWINAMSPDGKWVAAETEGVLRLWTLSDEGPRPTEMTCPVAPVPGSRLGVLNDGDHQSTCQFSSDSSRFLVFGTHRLDVFDVEAGKQIAEQLDPSPIAVSSDGTRAYEANGHVLDTVSGKTIVDSSGWRNDITGVRAQPDGWFVSQRSQMSWWGRGLPGAQFRIGPYTIAISADNSLPNVGCDIMQAETGRRLMLPQWFLPSTLTPGGSREEWSLYTHPERLAFHNEESGLVRVLEMPPVDTTMHRLLMALAVFAVPGWWCWRNRGR from the coding sequence ATGTCGTTCTTCCGTCGTCGTCCGCTGTTCACTGCACTGCTGTCAGCCGTGCTGTCCTGGATCGTGGCGGGGTGGTGGTGGGGGCCTGTGCAGTCGTACTCGTTCCAGTTGGCGCCCGCGGAGTGCTGCAGCGTCCTGGGACTCGCGGAAGATGGAGCGCTGATCGGGGCCGAGCGGGCGCCGCACACGGCCAACTGGACCGTGTGGAAGCGGCAATTCCCCGACGGCGGGCGCGAGGAGATCTGGCACACGACCGGGATGCGCAAAGAGGCTCCGGATGATGTGGCGTTCCGGATTCAACCCGGCGGACGGTGGCTGTTCGTCACCAAGCTGGGGACGCATGTGGGCCAGCATGACGACTCGATCATCGATCTCCGCACCGGGAAGGTGTCCGCGGGCGACGATGACGGCATGCGGTGGGTCACACCGGACGGCGCAAGGCTGTTGACGGATGACGGTCTGGACGGAATCCGGGTGAACGATTTCGAGACGGGGCGCGAAATCGGCCGCGTGGAAGGGGGCTGGATCAACGCGATGAGTCCTGACGGCAAGTGGGTTGCCGCGGAGACGGAAGGGGTGCTTCGACTGTGGACGCTTTCAGACGAGGGGCCGAGGCCGACGGAGATGACCTGTCCCGTCGCCCCCGTTCCCGGATCGCGACTCGGCGTGCTGAATGACGGCGACCATCAGTCGACCTGCCAGTTCTCCAGCGACTCGAGTCGCTTTCTCGTGTTTGGCACCCACCGGCTGGACGTGTTCGACGTGGAGGCCGGGAAGCAGATCGCGGAGCAGCTCGATCCGTCTCCGATCGCGGTCTCCAGCGACGGAACGCGGGCCTACGAAGCGAACGGGCATGTGCTCGACACGGTCTCCGGAAAGACGATTGTCGATTCCTCGGGCTGGCGGAACGATATCACGGGCGTGCGTGCCCAGCCCGACGGATGGTTTGTGAGTCAACGGAGCCAGATGTCATGGTGGGGGCGCGGGCTTCCTGGCGCGCAGTTCCGGATCGGCCCGTACACCATCGCGATTTCGGCCGACAACTCTCTGCCGAATGTCGGTTGCGACATCATGCAGGCGGAAACCGGCCGGCGTCTGATGCTTCCGCAGTGGTTTCTGCCGTCGACGCTGACGCCCGGGGGGAGCCGCGAGGAATGGTCGCTGTACACGCATCCGGAGCGACTGGCGTTCCACAATGAGGAATCCGGGCTTGTCCGCGTGCTGGAGATGCCTCCAGTCGACACGACGATGCACCGATTGCTGATGGCGCTGGCCGTGTTTGCCGTCCCGGGCTGGTGGTGCTGGCGGAATCGCGGGCGTTAA
- a CDS encoding M28 family peptidase has product MASVTRTDLSRHIYFLASDALEGREAGSRGGHAAVAYISDRLKAFGAQPLGEDDSFVQEFGAGYRNVLAIIPGSDPVLKNECILIGGHLDHVGYGSRLNSNGPIGRIHNGADDNASGVSGILEIVEGLSRLSTPLPRSIVVAFWDGEEKGLLGSEHWANNPTIPLDRIKVAFNLDMIGRLTNDTVTIYGSRTAVGLRRALVRSNEATAITFQYDFKNRDDSDHYTFFRKRIPYLMIYTGEHPDYHRPSDDADRINFEGLERITRMTLHTLVDLAEAPKCGGFHERCREETTLARIKFGAAPPRLGLTWSGKPQPDGTFVVIGVDDNTPAHRAGIRTGDCITEVGGVPASAVGELRDIVRLSPGDLELSIRKAGTDVVESLKIQLDGVPLPSGLILGRDETDPGTLVVNAVALHSEADNAGFRDGDRILVDHFPGAAPDRATSWIVERSGRMLTLPEKQD; this is encoded by the coding sequence GTGGCTTCGGTCACGCGGACCGACCTGTCACGACACATCTATTTCCTTGCCAGCGATGCCCTCGAAGGGCGCGAAGCCGGATCCCGTGGCGGCCATGCCGCCGTCGCTTACATCAGCGATCGTCTCAAGGCCTTCGGCGCTCAGCCGCTGGGCGAGGACGACTCGTTCGTCCAGGAATTCGGGGCGGGCTACCGGAATGTTCTCGCGATCATCCCGGGGAGCGATCCGGTTCTGAAAAACGAGTGCATCCTCATTGGAGGACATCTCGACCACGTTGGGTATGGCTCGCGGCTCAACAGCAATGGTCCGATCGGCCGCATTCACAACGGCGCGGACGACAATGCGAGTGGCGTGTCGGGCATCCTTGAGATCGTCGAGGGACTGTCGCGTCTTTCGACTCCGCTGCCGCGGTCGATCGTCGTGGCGTTCTGGGATGGCGAAGAGAAGGGGCTGCTGGGGTCGGAGCATTGGGCGAACAATCCGACGATCCCGCTGGACCGCATCAAGGTGGCGTTCAATCTCGACATGATCGGCCGGCTGACGAATGACACCGTAACGATCTACGGTTCGCGAACGGCGGTTGGCTTGCGTCGCGCCCTGGTTCGCAGCAACGAAGCGACGGCCATCACGTTCCAGTACGACTTCAAGAACCGCGACGACAGCGATCACTACACGTTCTTCCGGAAGCGGATTCCGTACCTGATGATCTACACGGGAGAGCACCCGGACTACCACCGCCCGAGCGACGATGCGGACCGCATCAACTTCGAAGGGCTGGAACGCATTACGCGGATGACGCTCCACACGCTCGTCGACCTGGCCGAAGCGCCGAAGTGCGGCGGCTTTCATGAGCGCTGCCGTGAAGAGACCACTCTTGCCCGGATCAAGTTTGGCGCGGCGCCTCCGCGTCTGGGGCTGACGTGGTCGGGTAAGCCCCAGCCCGATGGAACGTTTGTCGTCATTGGAGTGGACGACAACACGCCTGCACACCGGGCGGGAATTCGCACCGGCGACTGCATTACGGAAGTCGGCGGCGTGCCTGCCTCGGCGGTTGGCGAACTGCGCGACATCGTCCGCCTTTCTCCGGGCGACCTGGAGCTTTCGATCCGGAAGGCGGGGACGGATGTCGTGGAGTCGCTCAAAATCCAGCTGGATGGGGTTCCGCTGCCGTCGGGGCTGATCCTGGGACGGGATGAAACCGATCCGGGGACCCTCGTCGTGAACGCCGTGGCTCTCCACTCGGAAGCGGACAACGCGGGATTCCGCGACGGCGACCGGATCCTGGTCGACCATTTCCCCGGAGCCGCCCCTGACCGGGCGACTTCGTGGATCGTCGAGCGTTCGGGACGCATGCTCACGCTTCCGGAGAAACAGGACTAA
- a CDS encoding ABC transporter permease — MSTASPTSSRSARTALLAAGSLAWRELRRFFRQRSRVIGALVQPILFWILFGAGLGGSFRMPGGPASAGYANYFLPGVAVMILLFTAIFSTISIIEDRREGFLQAVLVSPIPRFSLVLGKVLGGSILAVIQALVFVGIAPVLASLGAVSPVSLDLPWMTWAAAVAWMAVLAFLLTSLGYLIAWPMESTQGFHAVMSVFLMPMWLLSGAFFPVPEQGWLAWIMRANPLTYGLAGLRRLMSTGDPVALGPLPAWSTCVAVTVSIAAAIFLADVVLTRHKHVA; from the coding sequence ATGTCGACTGCGTCCCCCACGTCTTCCCGGAGCGCCCGCACCGCGCTGCTTGCGGCGGGCTCGCTGGCCTGGCGAGAGCTGCGACGCTTCTTCCGCCAGCGGAGTCGGGTCATCGGCGCCCTGGTGCAGCCGATCCTGTTCTGGATCCTGTTCGGCGCTGGCCTGGGTGGCTCGTTCCGCATGCCCGGAGGCCCGGCCTCGGCCGGCTATGCAAACTACTTCCTCCCCGGCGTGGCAGTGATGATCCTGCTGTTCACGGCCATTTTCTCGACGATCTCGATCATTGAAGACCGGCGGGAAGGCTTTCTGCAGGCGGTTCTCGTCTCGCCGATTCCACGCTTCTCGCTTGTGCTGGGGAAGGTGCTGGGGGGATCGATCCTGGCAGTGATCCAGGCGCTGGTGTTTGTGGGAATCGCCCCCGTGCTGGCGAGCCTCGGCGCGGTTTCCCCGGTTTCGCTCGATCTTCCCTGGATGACGTGGGCGGCGGCCGTGGCCTGGATGGCCGTGCTGGCGTTTCTCCTGACGTCGCTCGGGTACCTGATCGCGTGGCCGATGGAATCGACGCAGGGGTTCCACGCGGTCATGAGCGTGTTCCTGATGCCGATGTGGCTGCTTTCGGGGGCGTTCTTCCCGGTTCCGGAGCAGGGTTGGCTGGCGTGGATCATGCGGGCCAATCCGTTGACGTACGGCCTGGCCGGGCTGCGGCGGCTGATGTCAACCGGGGATCCCGTCGCCCTCGGCCCACTTCCGGCATGGTCGACGTGCGTGGCCGTCACGGTTTCGATCGCCGCGGCGATCTTTCTGGCCGATGTTGTGCTGACCCGTCACAAGCACGTGGCCTGA
- a CDS encoding ThuA domain-containing protein, with product MLGLMRSTMRMVVVCGLALFARAAAADDQWVAYEPGANANGKRVVLVSGDEEYRSEQVFPALARILATHHGFHCTVLFAIDPKDGAINPNVTTNIPGLNHLDQADLLVLFTRFRNLPDDQMAHFDRYFQSGKPIVAFRTATHAFQLPASSTYAKYSWNSKLDGWQGGFGRQILGETWVAHHGKHGKESTRGVIAPGAESHPILKGIKSGDVWGPTDVYRVNLPLPGDSQPLLLGEVLTGMQPGDPAVSGPQNDPLMPIAWVKTFDAAEGKKARIFTSTIAGGEDFENEGLRRMSVNACFWALGLEETIPAKSKVDFVGDYKGLKFRNNGFDPGIKPASLKQGR from the coding sequence ATGCTCGGCCTGATGCGCTCCACGATGCGAATGGTTGTTGTCTGCGGTCTCGCTCTCTTTGCCCGCGCTGCGGCGGCCGACGACCAATGGGTCGCCTACGAGCCCGGCGCGAACGCCAACGGCAAACGCGTGGTGCTCGTGAGCGGCGACGAGGAATACCGCTCCGAACAGGTGTTTCCTGCCCTCGCGCGCATCCTCGCGACCCACCACGGCTTCCACTGCACGGTGCTCTTCGCGATCGATCCCAAGGATGGCGCAATCAACCCGAACGTCACCACGAACATTCCAGGGCTCAACCACCTCGACCAGGCCGACCTCCTCGTCCTGTTCACCCGCTTCCGGAACCTGCCGGACGACCAGATGGCCCACTTCGACCGCTATTTCCAGTCGGGAAAGCCGATTGTCGCCTTCCGCACCGCCACCCACGCCTTCCAGCTTCCGGCCAGCTCGACTTACGCGAAGTACTCGTGGAACTCGAAACTGGACGGCTGGCAGGGAGGATTCGGCAGGCAGATCCTTGGAGAAACGTGGGTCGCTCACCACGGCAAACACGGCAAGGAGAGCACGCGGGGCGTCATCGCTCCGGGCGCAGAGAGTCACCCGATCCTGAAGGGAATCAAGAGCGGCGATGTCTGGGGACCGACCGACGTCTACCGGGTCAATCTCCCCCTTCCCGGCGACAGTCAGCCGCTGCTGCTCGGGGAAGTGCTGACCGGCATGCAGCCTGGCGATCCCGCCGTTTCCGGCCCGCAGAACGATCCGCTGATGCCGATCGCCTGGGTGAAGACCTTTGACGCGGCGGAAGGAAAGAAGGCCCGGATCTTCACGAGCACGATCGCCGGCGGCGAAGACTTCGAGAACGAAGGACTCCGCCGCATGAGCGTGAACGCCTGCTTCTGGGCCCTCGGTCTTGAGGAGACGATCCCGGCGAAATCGAAGGTCGATTTCGTGGGCGACTACAAGGGACTGAAGTTCCGGAACAATGGATTCGATCCGGGAATCAAGCCGGCGTCGCTGAAACAAGGCCGCTGA
- a CDS encoding IS630 family transposase: MRFGAGESLSKKVLKAAEQQRPDVAQKRRWWNILVQSKACRRLVFFDETGADTKMTRRYGWGPKSRRVVDHVPQGHWKTTTFAAALRASGVIAPLVLDGPMDGECFLAYVRQFLIPALEPGDLVVMDNLSSHKQSAVGDAIRQAGAEVYYLPPYSPDLNPIEKLFSKFKTLLRTSAERTTEGLWNRIGVLVDEFTPSECLNYIRSCGYTAHES; the protein is encoded by the coding sequence ATGCGCTTCGGCGCTGGGGAATCACTCTCAAAAAAAGTGCTCAAAGCTGCTGAACAACAGCGGCCGGATGTGGCTCAGAAGCGCCGCTGGTGGAACATCCTGGTGCAGTCGAAAGCCTGTCGCCGTCTGGTGTTCTTCGACGAAACCGGGGCCGACACGAAGATGACGCGACGCTATGGCTGGGGACCAAAATCACGCCGGGTCGTGGACCATGTCCCTCAAGGGCATTGGAAAACGACGACGTTCGCAGCGGCGCTCAGGGCCAGCGGAGTGATTGCTCCCCTGGTGCTGGATGGCCCGATGGATGGGGAATGCTTTCTGGCTTACGTCCGTCAGTTCCTGATCCCGGCGCTGGAGCCGGGAGACTTGGTGGTCATGGACAACCTCAGCAGCCACAAGCAGAGCGCGGTGGGTGACGCGATTCGACAGGCCGGGGCTGAGGTGTACTACCTGCCGCCGTACTCACCCGATCTCAACCCGATCGAGAAGTTGTTCTCGAAGTTCAAGACGCTTTTGCGGACGAGCGCTGAACGGACGACAGAAGGACTCTGGAACCGGATCGGAGTGCTGGTGGACGAGTTCACTCCGAGCGAATGCCTGAACTACATCCGTTCCTGCGGATACACTGCACACGAATCATGA
- a CDS encoding NAD(P)H-hydrate dehydratase, with protein sequence MPTFLDDLPPTPARPPDSHKGTFGRVLIVAGSRGMSGAACLSGLGALRGGAGLVDVATPASLQPLIASFEPSWLTFPLPEDAHGRLDGSAFSLIADRWESVSAVAMGPGWSVTDNTRSLARLMIEQCPRPMVIDADGLTALVDQADAWRKSPAARVVTPHPGEFGRMRGVDAKVIQADRVEHATEFAREHGVIVVLKGHGTVVTDGERIVINSTGNPGMATGGTGDVLTGLTGALLAQKMAPFDAARLAVYLHGLAGDLAAKELSQPGLIASDLPSFLGPAWLKLQELRGRAGG encoded by the coding sequence ATGCCGACGTTTCTTGATGACCTTCCTCCCACGCCCGCGCGTCCCCCGGATTCACACAAGGGAACGTTCGGGCGGGTGCTGATCGTCGCGGGGAGCCGCGGAATGAGCGGGGCGGCGTGCCTGTCGGGCCTGGGGGCGCTCCGTGGTGGAGCCGGTCTCGTTGATGTGGCGACACCCGCGAGCCTCCAGCCGCTGATTGCGTCGTTTGAACCGTCGTGGCTGACGTTCCCGCTTCCCGAAGACGCCCATGGTCGCCTGGACGGGTCGGCGTTTTCGCTGATCGCCGACCGGTGGGAGTCGGTGTCCGCCGTGGCGATGGGGCCCGGCTGGAGCGTCACGGACAACACGCGCTCGCTGGCGCGGCTGATGATCGAGCAGTGTCCGCGGCCGATGGTGATCGATGCCGATGGGCTGACGGCCCTCGTCGATCAGGCGGACGCCTGGAGAAAGTCGCCCGCGGCGCGGGTCGTGACCCCGCATCCGGGAGAATTCGGGCGGATGCGTGGCGTCGACGCGAAGGTGATCCAGGCGGACCGCGTGGAGCATGCCACGGAGTTCGCCCGGGAGCACGGGGTGATCGTCGTGCTCAAGGGGCACGGGACAGTGGTCACGGACGGGGAACGGATTGTCATCAACTCCACCGGCAATCCCGGAATGGCGACGGGGGGCACCGGGGATGTCCTCACCGGGCTGACCGGAGCCCTGCTGGCCCAGAAAATGGCCCCCTTCGATGCCGCGCGCCTGGCCGTTTACCTGCATGGGCTGGCGGGGGACCTGGCGGCGAAGGAACTTTCGCAGCCGGGCCTGATTGCGAGCGATCTCCCCAGTTTCCTGGGGCCGGCGTGGCTCAAACTGCAGGAATTGCGAGGGCGGGCGGGGGGGTAG
- a CDS encoding DUF1549 and DUF1553 domain-containing protein, with product MLRAGTCLSVVAAILLSSTTSTGQEPSFRRHVMAALSRAGCNLGTCHGNANGKGGFKISLRGEDPAGDYKVLTREVTSRRVNVLAPAESLLLRKPTMQVAHEGGLRFAVDSPEYQVFLNWIAAGARDDAEKALRVVSLDVEPRDAIVTEPVKHAQLKVMATLSDGTQDDVTRWACYEPSQPIVEITEAGRVTPTQPGEVTVVVRYLDKQVPVRLAFIRPASAPWQSTPPRNRIDELVFGKLKSLNLPPAPLSDDTAFIRRATLDLCGTIPTAEEARRFVQSNDPGKRSKLVEELLDRPQFAQTWALKWSDLLRNEERTLDRKGVDNFNTWLKIQMTVDRPWNEMARELLSSRGSTYSEPASNYYRALRDPFTRAETTAQLFLGVRLQCAKCHSHPFDRWTQNDYYAWTNAFSRVDYKVLENRRRDTNDKHEFDGEQVVFVPRTGDVKDPRTGEPRAPRMLDEHEAALPVTADRLDELADWVVADGNPYFAQAQVNRIWFHLLGRGLVDPIDDFRLTNPASHPELLEWLTQEFRTSGFRLKPMIRLVMNSATYQLASETNDANARDELNYSHVPPRRIAAEAMADALVQVLGSPLEFTGYPAGTTAGELAGTGASVRRGRTSTMGEQLLTTFGKPARQQSCECERVTAPTLAQTFQLVSGPVLDSMLVTKNNSIGRWLAEGRSDSDIVRELYWSALSREPSDAEFRAASAKLGSVPDRRIVLEDLAWALVNSNEFLFRR from the coding sequence ATGCTCCGTGCCGGAACCTGCCTGTCGGTGGTCGCAGCGATCCTGCTGTCGTCGACCACATCGACCGGTCAAGAACCGTCATTCCGCCGCCACGTGATGGCTGCGCTCTCAAGGGCAGGCTGCAACCTCGGGACCTGCCACGGCAACGCCAACGGCAAAGGGGGATTCAAAATCTCGCTCCGCGGCGAAGATCCCGCCGGCGATTACAAGGTGCTGACGAGGGAAGTCACCAGCCGCCGCGTGAATGTGCTCGCTCCCGCCGAAAGCCTGCTGCTCCGCAAGCCGACGATGCAGGTCGCCCACGAAGGCGGCCTGCGTTTCGCCGTCGATTCCCCGGAATACCAGGTCTTCCTCAACTGGATCGCCGCCGGCGCGCGGGACGATGCCGAAAAAGCCCTGCGCGTCGTCTCGCTCGACGTCGAACCGCGCGACGCGATCGTCACGGAGCCGGTGAAACACGCGCAGCTCAAGGTGATGGCCACCCTCTCGGATGGGACGCAGGACGACGTGACGCGCTGGGCCTGTTATGAGCCATCACAACCGATCGTCGAAATCACCGAGGCCGGACGCGTCACGCCGACTCAGCCGGGAGAAGTGACCGTCGTCGTCCGCTACCTCGACAAGCAGGTCCCGGTGCGCCTCGCGTTCATCCGCCCTGCCAGCGCCCCCTGGCAAAGCACGCCGCCGCGAAACCGCATCGACGAGCTGGTCTTCGGAAAACTGAAATCGCTGAATCTGCCACCCGCGCCGCTCAGCGACGACACCGCTTTCATCCGGCGGGCCACGCTCGATCTGTGCGGAACGATCCCCACGGCCGAGGAAGCACGCCGCTTCGTGCAGTCGAACGATCCCGGGAAGAGGTCAAAGCTTGTCGAGGAATTGCTCGACCGGCCGCAGTTCGCACAGACCTGGGCCCTCAAGTGGTCCGACCTCCTGCGGAACGAAGAGCGGACACTCGACCGCAAGGGGGTCGACAATTTCAACACCTGGCTCAAGATCCAGATGACGGTCGACCGTCCCTGGAACGAAATGGCCCGCGAGCTTCTCTCGTCGCGAGGCAGCACTTATTCCGAACCGGCGTCGAACTACTACCGGGCCCTGAGAGATCCCTTCACGCGCGCCGAAACCACGGCCCAGCTGTTTCTCGGCGTGCGGTTGCAGTGCGCCAAGTGCCACAGCCACCCGTTCGATCGCTGGACCCAAAACGACTACTACGCCTGGACGAACGCATTTTCCCGCGTCGACTACAAGGTTCTCGAGAACCGCCGGCGGGACACCAACGACAAGCACGAGTTCGATGGCGAGCAGGTCGTCTTCGTTCCCAGGACCGGCGACGTCAAAGACCCGCGCACGGGCGAGCCCCGCGCGCCGCGAATGCTCGATGAGCACGAGGCCGCCCTGCCAGTCACGGCCGACCGACTCGATGAACTGGCCGATTGGGTCGTGGCCGACGGCAATCCCTACTTCGCGCAGGCCCAGGTGAACCGCATCTGGTTCCACCTCCTCGGACGCGGACTCGTCGACCCGATCGACGACTTCCGGCTCACCAATCCGGCGTCGCATCCGGAACTGCTGGAATGGCTGACGCAGGAGTTTCGCACCAGCGGCTTCCGGCTGAAGCCGATGATCCGCCTGGTCATGAACTCCGCCACCTACCAGCTGGCGTCCGAAACCAATGATGCGAACGCACGCGACGAACTGAACTATTCACATGTCCCGCCGCGGCGGATCGCCGCCGAGGCGATGGCCGATGCGCTCGTCCAGGTGCTTGGCTCGCCTCTGGAGTTCACCGGCTACCCGGCCGGCACGACCGCCGGCGAACTGGCCGGAACGGGGGCCAGTGTCCGCCGGGGACGGACCTCCACCATGGGCGAGCAGTTGCTCACGACGTTCGGCAAACCGGCCCGTCAGCAATCATGCGAATGTGAACGCGTGACAGCCCCCACGCTGGCGCAGACATTCCAACTCGTGAGCGGCCCCGTGCTCGACTCGATGCTCGTGACGAAGAACAACAGCATCGGCCGCTGGCTGGCCGAGGGACGCTCCGACAGCGACATCGTGCGCGAACTCTACTGGTCGGCCCTCAGCCGCGAGCCCTCCGACGCGGAGTTTCGGGCCGCGAGCGCAAAGCTCGGCAGCGTCCCCGATCGCCGCATCGTGCTGGAAGACCTCGCCTGGGCGCTGGTGAACTCAAACGAGTTCCTGTTCCGCAGATAA